The bacterium genome contains the following window.
ATCAGCATGGCGATGGTCATGGGCCCCACGCCGCCGGGCACCGGCGTATAGGCGCTGCAGCGGTCGATGACGTTGCTCAGTTCAATGTCCCCGGTAGCCTGAGAGTGATAGCCTGCGTCAATCACCACCGCGCCGTC
Protein-coding sequences here:
- a CDS encoding bifunctional 5,10-methylene-tetrahydrofolate dehydrogenase/5,10-methylene-tetrahydrofolate cyclohydrolase (catalyzes the formation of 5,10-methenyltetrahydrofolate from 5,10-methylenetetrahydrofolate and subsequent formation of 10-formyltetrahydrofolate from 5,10-methenyltetrahydrofolate); its protein translation is DGAVVIDAGYHSQATGDIELSNVIDRCSAYTPVPGGVGPMTIAMLMTQTVAAAEKALGR